The region AGCTCGCCATCCCGGTATTCGAGTGCCAGCAAAGACAGGTATTGCGAGGCTGTCCGGGCCTTGCCCAGCGGGAAGTTCTGGACAGGAAAGCTGTCATGGGCCGGGTCAAACGTGTGTTCAATCAATGCACGCAGGCGGATCTGCGCGCGGGTATTCAGCGCTACCCATTTAGCGTCGTCATTCCAGTGTACATGCTGATCGAACACCGGTTTTTCTTTGCCGTACTGGTGTAATACCAAGTGCTGAGACGGAATAAAGCAATCGTATCCTAAGGTCCAGAGTTTCAGAGAATGAGTAAATTCTTCCTGATTAAAGTACATGATGGGATCGATCGGTAAGTCGTGATTGAGCTGACCTTGTGCGAAGTAAAAACCGCAGGCACACAAGTGGCTGGCAATGGGTTCTTTATGTGGTGTTGCGTCAGTGTCAAAAAAAGGCTCGAAACGGACACTGCCATCCAAGACCGGCCCCACTTTTAATCGGGCAATGGGCGTATCTGCGAGGGATGTCTGCGCCTGAAAAGGGGCTGGATAGGTGGTTAGCACGGGTTTGTTACTCGGGCAAAGTGCTAACTCTTCTATCATGAGCCTGTCCCAGTCAGCAACGAATCGGGT is a window of Pseudoalteromonas sp. R3 DNA encoding:
- a CDS encoding GlcNAc-transferase family protein translates to MNASIFVQIAAYRDPELLATIRSAIDNASNPQRLVFGVCWQYIPGLDEYLLFPTELDADIRLVAVPVEQAQGVCWARHVAQNLYRDEDFVLSIDSHTRFVADWDRLMIEELALCPSNKPVLTTYPAPFQAQTSLADTPIARLKVGPVLDGSVRFEPFFDTDATPHKEPIASHLCACGFYFAQGQLNHDLPIDPIMYFNQEEFTHSLKLWTLGYDCFIPSQHLVLHQYGKEKPVFDQHVHWNDDAKWVALNTRAQIRLRALIEHTFDPAHDSFPVQNFPLGKARTASQYLSLLALEYRDGELYPQTKDTQVTR